Proteins from a genomic interval of Beijerinckia indica subsp. indica ATCC 9039:
- a CDS encoding antibiotic biosynthesis monooxygenase family protein, whose product MPKFVELDDAVTLHDQLNVSDGEPVILVNLFHVAAQDVDQLLRAWADDAAFFKAQPGFISTQLHRGIAGSCTFLNYAIWESVEAFRTAFGNPVFQSKLAAYPSSATASPHLFRKLAVANICVA is encoded by the coding sequence ATGCCGAAATTCGTTGAACTTGATGACGCTGTCACGCTGCATGATCAATTGAACGTCAGTGACGGTGAACCCGTCATTCTCGTCAATCTGTTCCATGTGGCGGCGCAAGATGTCGATCAACTCCTCCGAGCCTGGGCGGATGATGCCGCATTCTTTAAGGCACAGCCAGGCTTTATTTCGACGCAGCTTCATCGCGGAATCGCGGGCAGTTGTACCTTTTTGAATTATGCAATCTGGGAAAGTGTAGAAGCCTTCCGGACGGCCTTCGGCAATCCGGTTTTCCAATCAAAGCTTGCAGCCTATCCGTCAAGCGCGACCGCCTCGCCGCATCTTTTCCGCAAGCTCGCGGTTGCCAATATTTGCGTGGCCTGA
- a CDS encoding MarR family winged helix-turn-helix transcriptional regulator, whose amino-acid sequence MPFERAASAGYLTNWAARLFARAIDRRLREFGVSSGQLPVFFALGNGEALSQKALVKAASIEQPTMAATLSRMERDGLVERQPDPQDGRGFLFSLTPLAMQKAEMVKQAVLAVNSEALADIPEHERKPFLATLKTIIGSLEEIDSQSDLSRTKSNKD is encoded by the coding sequence ATGCCTTTCGAACGAGCGGCCTCGGCAGGCTATTTGACTAATTGGGCAGCGCGGCTCTTCGCGCGCGCCATCGACCGACGCTTGCGCGAGTTCGGCGTCTCGTCCGGTCAGCTCCCGGTTTTTTTCGCGCTCGGCAATGGTGAAGCGCTTTCGCAAAAAGCCCTGGTCAAGGCGGCCTCGATCGAGCAACCAACCATGGCGGCTACATTGTCACGCATGGAACGTGATGGCCTCGTCGAACGCCAGCCAGATCCACAGGATGGCCGGGGCTTTCTGTTCTCTTTGACGCCGCTTGCCATGCAAAAGGCAGAAATGGTCAAGCAAGCGGTTCTAGCCGTCAATTCCGAAGCATTGGCTGATATTCCCGAGCATGAACGCAAGCCATTTCTAGCTACGCTGAAGACGATCATCGGATCGCTGGAAGAAATCGATAGCCAAAGCGACTTGAGCCGAACGAAATCGAACAAGGATTAG
- a CDS encoding glycerate kinase type-2 family protein gives MSTRQQSIPSSVLAGQRKWSDEEARGFVRRLFDAAVASADPLHVLAAHLPDPPRLGRCVVVGAGKSAATMAAALERAWPDVDLSGLVVTRYGHAVPTQRIEVIEAAHPVPDDRSEHAARRMLAAVSGLKEGDLVIALISGGGSSLLALPRPGLSLADKQAVNRALLHSGATIAEMNLIRKQLSAIKGGRLAAAAAPARVMTLAISDVPGDDPATIASGPTVPERFDAEAIGEILARYKLDLPPHVMKALSDGPAGRPALNDLPPVDFRMIATPAMALAACAATARAHGVTPIILGDALEGESREVGTVMAGIARSVRDYGQPVEAPAVLLSGGETTVSIGMTPPGRGGRNTEFLAGLAVALAGARGIWAIAGDTDGIDGTEDAAGAIVAPDTLIRAEAKGLNARDYLSRHDSYSLFQALGDLVVTGPTLTNVNDIRAILIMPKG, from the coding sequence ATGAGCACTAGACAGCAATCCATCCCATCTTCTGTCCTGGCAGGGCAGAGGAAATGGTCAGATGAAGAGGCGCGTGGATTCGTGCGCCGTCTCTTTGATGCCGCCGTCGCTTCGGCCGATCCGCTGCATGTTCTGGCAGCGCATTTGCCCGATCCACCCCGCTTGGGGCGCTGTGTCGTGGTTGGCGCGGGCAAATCGGCTGCCACAATGGCTGCCGCTTTGGAACGGGCTTGGCCCGACGTGGACCTTTCGGGCCTCGTCGTGACCCGTTACGGCCATGCGGTCCCCACCCAGCGGATCGAAGTGATCGAAGCTGCCCATCCCGTCCCCGATGACCGCAGTGAACATGCCGCGCGACGCATGCTCGCCGCCGTTTCCGGCCTGAAAGAAGGCGATCTAGTGATCGCGCTGATCTCCGGCGGAGGCTCGTCGTTGCTGGCTCTTCCCCGGCCGGGCTTGAGCCTTGCCGATAAGCAGGCCGTCAACCGTGCTTTGCTGCATAGCGGTGCGACCATCGCGGAAATGAATCTCATCCGCAAGCAATTGTCGGCGATCAAGGGCGGTAGGCTCGCCGCTGCCGCCGCGCCGGCGCGCGTTATGACGCTCGCCATCAGTGACGTGCCAGGGGACGATCCGGCAACTATTGCCAGCGGGCCGACCGTGCCCGAACGCTTTGACGCCGAGGCTATTGGCGAAATTTTGGCGCGCTACAAGCTGGATCTGCCACCGCATGTGATGAAGGCATTGAGTGATGGGCCTGCCGGACGACCGGCGCTTAACGATCTGCCACCCGTCGATTTCAGGATGATCGCCACTCCGGCCATGGCGCTTGCGGCTTGCGCGGCCACGGCGCGGGCTCATGGCGTGACGCCGATCATTCTTGGCGATGCGCTGGAAGGTGAAAGCCGCGAGGTCGGGACGGTCATGGCCGGGATTGCCCGCAGTGTGAGGGATTATGGTCAGCCGGTTGAGGCTCCCGCCGTGCTTTTGTCAGGCGGTGAGACGACGGTTTCGATCGGTATGACCCCTCCTGGCCGTGGGGGACGCAACACGGAATTCCTGGCGGGGCTCGCGGTCGCTTTGGCTGGTGCGCGCGGCATTTGGGCCATTGCGGGGGATACGGATGGCATTGATGGGACGGAAGATGCGGCGGGCGCTATCGTTGCGCCCGATACATTGATCCGCGCCGAGGCGAAGGGGTTGAATGCGCGCGACTATCTCTCGCGCCATGATAGCTATTCATTGTT
- a CDS encoding CaiB/BaiF CoA transferase family protein yields the protein MDTIEEPDSPPADTRPLPLAGIRVLDVTQVMAGPFCTMLLADLGADVIKIEPPETGDQTRGAMGFKLKGNDSMGFLNLNRNKRSLTLNLKNPAGKATFLKLVEKADIVVENYRPGVVKKLDIDYETLSAINPRLVYASISGFGQSGPWADRPGFDLMAQAMSGVMSVTGHPGGPPVKAGVPVADIGCALFATYAILAAYIGCKSTGRGQFIDASLFEAAMAFSIWDISEYWGTGRVPEPLGTANRMSAPYQAVKAADGYFVMGATNQKLWRLLCQELGREDLLDDPRYTDIPSRLANRDILITELEKTFITRSRDEWVKRLLDIGIPAGHMHTYPQAFESEHGRHRQMRLEIDHPVEGKVPNIGFPVKLTGTPQQIRMHPPLLGEHTDEVLVELGLEPESLEELRAQGAFSL from the coding sequence ATGGACACAATCGAAGAACCCGATTCCCCGCCCGCTGATACAAGGCCACTGCCGCTCGCGGGGATCAGGGTTCTCGATGTCACGCAGGTCATGGCCGGACCCTTCTGCACCATGCTGCTCGCCGATCTGGGCGCCGATGTTATCAAGATCGAACCACCCGAGACGGGTGATCAGACGCGTGGCGCCATGGGCTTCAAGCTCAAGGGCAATGACAGTATGGGGTTCTTGAATCTCAATCGGAACAAGAGAAGCCTGACGCTCAATCTCAAAAATCCGGCTGGAAAAGCGACCTTCCTCAAACTGGTGGAAAAGGCCGATATTGTCGTCGAAAATTACCGGCCCGGCGTCGTGAAGAAACTTGATATCGATTACGAGACTCTTTCGGCAATCAATCCCCGCCTCGTCTATGCAAGCATTTCCGGCTTCGGACAGAGTGGGCCCTGGGCGGATCGCCCCGGCTTTGATTTGATGGCGCAGGCCATGTCCGGCGTCATGAGTGTCACCGGCCATCCGGGTGGCCCGCCCGTGAAGGCCGGCGTCCCCGTCGCCGATATCGGCTGCGCCCTCTTTGCGACCTATGCGATCCTCGCTGCCTATATCGGCTGCAAATCCACGGGACGCGGACAATTCATCGATGCCTCGCTGTTCGAGGCGGCCATGGCCTTTTCCATTTGGGACATTTCAGAATATTGGGGCACCGGCCGCGTGCCGGAGCCGCTCGGCACAGCCAACCGCATGAGCGCGCCCTATCAAGCCGTGAAGGCAGCGGACGGCTATTTCGTCATGGGCGCGACGAACCAGAAACTCTGGCGTCTGCTCTGTCAGGAACTGGGCCGTGAAGACCTGCTCGATGATCCACGCTACACGGATATTCCGTCACGTCTCGCCAATCGGGACATTCTCATCACGGAACTCGAAAAGACATTCATCACCCGATCAAGAGACGAATGGGTGAAGCGCCTGCTCGACATCGGAATACCGGCGGGGCATATGCACACTTACCCGCAAGCCTTTGAAAGCGAACACGGCCGCCATCGTCAGATGCGTCTCGAGATTGATCATCCTGTCGAAGGCAAAGTGCCCAATATCGGTTTTCCGGTCAAACTGACGGGAACACCGCAACAGATTCGCATGCATCCGCCGCTGCTCGGCGAGCATACGGATGAAGTGCTCGTCGAGCTCGGTCTCGAGCCGGAGAGCTTGGAAGAATTACGCGCTCAGGGAGCCTTCTCACTATGA
- a CDS encoding enoyl-CoA hydratase/isomerase family protein, producing the protein MNAPIANPGRVTLNVEGAIAYIVFDHQSARNAMTWAMYDDLATACAAIDADPSIRVAVLRGAGGKAFVAGTDIAQFQTFTGDDGVAYEAKVDRFIATLENLRVPTIAVVEGYAVGGGLAIANACDIRLSATGARFGVPIARTLGNCLSAANVRRLVAALGISWVKRMLLLAEMPTAEQLAAIGYLETVATPEQLDGEVTRLCNRLLEHAPLTIKASRETLRRLVQASDPDISDLIHACYGSEDFHRAVAAFGSKNKTDWQGR; encoded by the coding sequence ATGAATGCGCCGATTGCCAACCCGGGACGCGTGACCCTCAATGTCGAGGGTGCGATCGCTTATATTGTGTTCGATCATCAATCCGCCCGCAATGCGATGACCTGGGCGATGTATGATGACTTGGCCACGGCCTGCGCGGCGATCGATGCCGATCCAAGCATCCGTGTCGCCGTCTTGCGCGGCGCTGGCGGCAAGGCCTTTGTCGCCGGAACCGATATTGCGCAATTCCAGACGTTCACGGGCGATGACGGCGTCGCCTATGAAGCCAAGGTCGATCGTTTTATCGCGACCTTGGAGAACCTTCGCGTGCCGACGATCGCAGTCGTTGAAGGTTATGCGGTCGGCGGCGGTCTCGCCATCGCCAATGCCTGCGACATCCGTCTCTCCGCCACCGGAGCGCGTTTCGGTGTACCCATCGCCCGGACATTGGGGAATTGTCTTTCCGCCGCGAATGTACGCCGGTTAGTCGCGGCTTTGGGAATATCCTGGGTCAAGCGGATGCTGCTGCTCGCCGAAATGCCCACGGCTGAGCAATTGGCCGCGATCGGCTATCTGGAAACAGTGGCGACGCCGGAACAACTTGATGGCGAAGTCACAAGACTCTGCAATCGTCTGTTGGAACACGCGCCCTTAACCATCAAGGCGAGTCGAGAAACATTACGTCGCCTTGTACAGGCATCCGACCCTGATATCTCCGACCTGATCCATGCCTGCTACGGCAGCGAGGATTTCCATCGCGCCGTAGCGGCTTTCGGCTCCAAGAACAAGACCGACTGGCAGGGGCGCTGA
- a CDS encoding MFS transporter, whose translation MAAGFQGGLVQAAKRTATTTTGRVFGLICLMYFITYVDRVNVSTLAPLMSKELGLSNIQLGLVLSAFGYPYALLQILGGTAADKFGARKTLTICGGIWALSTIATGFVGGLFSLLLVRIFVGIGEGATFPAATRAMASWVPESRRGYAQGMVHSASRLANAITPPLVILIAAYLGWRGAFLALGCVSMVWVLAWLFYFRDNPRDHTGVSLQEIALLPEPRQKTQAGAVKVPWGPLTRAMMPTTLVYFCYNWTFWLYITWLPSYFVQAYGLELKHMAAFTFAIFAAGVVGDTLGGVLTDFVYHRTGDLPASRRLVVVFSLIASMICLIPALFVHDLVTIGFSLASAFFFLELTVGPIWAVPMDIAPHFSGTASGIMNTGSAIAGIVSPIAFGLVIDLTHSYTLPFYGSVLLLMIGACIAFFFMPSRGLVASSATENATTGQANSPRISTMRDVAGQ comes from the coding sequence ATGGCTGCTGGATTTCAGGGAGGCCTGGTTCAGGCCGCCAAGCGAACGGCCACGACGACCACGGGACGCGTCTTCGGCTTGATCTGCTTGATGTATTTCATCACTTACGTCGACCGCGTGAATGTCTCGACTCTGGCGCCGTTGATGTCGAAGGAATTGGGGCTTTCCAATATTCAACTCGGGTTGGTTCTCTCGGCTTTCGGCTATCCTTATGCGCTGTTGCAAATTCTCGGTGGCACCGCGGCCGACAAATTTGGTGCGCGCAAAACCTTGACGATCTGCGGCGGCATCTGGGCTCTCTCCACGATCGCGACCGGATTTGTCGGTGGTCTTTTCTCCTTGCTCCTGGTGCGGATTTTCGTCGGGATCGGCGAGGGCGCAACTTTTCCCGCCGCCACGCGGGCGATGGCGTCCTGGGTACCGGAAAGCCGGCGCGGCTATGCACAGGGCATGGTTCATTCGGCTTCGCGTCTGGCCAATGCGATCACGCCGCCTCTGGTCATTCTCATCGCCGCCTATCTCGGCTGGCGCGGCGCCTTTCTGGCGCTTGGCTGCGTGAGCATGGTTTGGGTCCTGGCCTGGCTTTTCTATTTCCGGGACAATCCTCGTGATCACACTGGGGTATCGTTGCAGGAAATCGCGCTGCTGCCTGAGCCGCGACAGAAGACGCAGGCGGGCGCCGTGAAAGTGCCATGGGGACCTTTGACGCGCGCCATGATGCCGACGACGCTCGTCTATTTCTGCTATAATTGGACATTCTGGCTCTATATCACCTGGCTACCGAGCTATTTCGTGCAGGCCTATGGCCTCGAGCTGAAACATATGGCCGCTTTCACCTTCGCGATTTTTGCAGCCGGCGTCGTCGGTGACACATTGGGAGGTGTGTTGACGGATTTCGTGTATCATCGGACGGGTGATCTTCCGGCGTCGCGTCGCCTTGTTGTCGTCTTCAGTCTCATCGCTTCGATGATTTGCTTGATCCCGGCTTTGTTCGTGCACGATCTCGTGACGATCGGTTTCTCCTTGGCCTCGGCTTTCTTCTTCCTTGAACTGACGGTTGGGCCGATCTGGGCGGTGCCCATGGATATTGCGCCCCATTTTTCGGGCACAGCCAGTGGCATCATGAACACGGGCTCGGCAATCGCCGGTATTGTGTCACCGATCGCTTTCGGCTTGGTGATCGATCTTACGCACAGCTACACTTTGCCTTTCTATGGGTCGGTGCTGTTGTTGATGATCGGTGCCTGCATCGCCTTCTTCTTCATGCCGAGCCGAGGGCTTGTCGCGTCTTCGGCCACCGAAAACGCGACGACGGGGCAGGCCAATTCGCCCAGGATCAGCACCATGCGGGATGTGGCCGGCCAATGA